A single genomic interval of Nomascus leucogenys isolate Asia chromosome 3, Asia_NLE_v1, whole genome shotgun sequence harbors:
- the IFIT1B gene encoding interferon-induced protein with tetratricopeptide repeats 1B yields MSEESDGKLTEDSLIQLRCHFTWKLLIEAPEIPDLENRIWEEIQFLDTKYNVGIHNLLAYVKHLKGQNEEALVSLKKAEDLIQKEHANPADMRSLVTWGNFAWVYYHMGRLAEAQTYLDKVENTCKKFANPSRYRMECPEMDCEEGWALVKCGGKNYERAKTCFEKALEGNPENPEFNTGYAITVYRLDNFNTASGRNEAFSLHVLKRAVRLNPDDVYIRVLLALKLQDEGQEAEGEKYIEEALTSISSQTYVFRYAAKFYRRKGSVDKALELLKMALETTPTSAFLHYQMGLCYRAQMIQIKKATNWQPRGQDRETVDRLVQLAICKFEKTIMLRPTFEMAYVDLAEMYAEIGHHRKAEEHFQKALRMKIFEDQLKQEIHYRYGCFQEHHGKSEDKAITHYLKGLKIEKMSHSREKLLNALEKLAKRCVHQNVRVVESVSLLGLIHKLKGEVSEALLCYERALRLAADLNPMF; encoded by the exons ATGAG TGAAGAATCTGATGGAAAGCTTACTGAAGACAGCCTGATTCAGCTGAGATGTCACTTTACATGGAAGTTGCTAATTGAAGCCCCTGAAATTCCTGATTTAGAAAACAGGATCTGGGAAGAGATTCAGTTCCTGGATACCAAATACAATGTGGGAATACACAACCTACTAGCCTATGTGAAACACCTGAAGGGCCAGAATGAGGAAGCCCTGGTGAGCTTGAAAAAGGCTGAAGACTTAATCCAGAAAGAACATGCCAATCCAGCAGATATGAGAAGTCTGGTGACCTGGGGCAACTTTGCCTGGGTGTATTACCACATGGGCAGATTGGCAGAAGCCCAGACTTACCTGGACAAGGTGGAGAATACTTGCAAGAAGTTTGCAAATCCTTCCCGCTATAGAATGGAGTGTCCAGAGATGGACTGTGAGGAAGGATGGGCCTTGGTGAAGTGTGGAGGAAAGAATTATGAACGGGCCAAGACCTGCTTTGAAAAGGCTCTGGAAGGGAACCCTGAAAACCCTGAATTCAATACTGGGTACGCAATCACTGTCTATCGCCTGGATAACTTTAACACAGCATCAGGGAGGAATGAGGCATTTTCTCTGCACGTCCTAAAACGAGCTGTCAGGCTAAATCCAGATGATGTATATATTAGGGTTCTCCTTGCCCTGAAGCTTCAGGATGAAGGACAGGAAGCTGAAGGAGAAAAGTATATTGAAGAAGCTCTGACCAGTATATCTTCACAGACCTATGTCTTTCGATATGCAGCCAAGTTTTATCGAAGAAAAGGGTCTGTGGACAAAGCTCTTGAGCTCTTAAAAATGGCCTTGGAGACAACACCCACTTCTGCCTTCCTGCATTACCAAATGGGGCTTTGCTACAGGGCACAAATGATCCAAATCAAGAAAGCTACAAACTGGCAGCCTAGAGGGCAAGATAGGGAAACTGTGGACAGATTGGTTCAACTGGCTATATGCAAATTTGAAAAGACTATAATGTTAAGGCCAACATTTGAGATGGCCTACGTTGACCTGGCTGAAATGTATGCAGAAATAGGCCATCACAGAAAGGCTGAGGAACATTTTCAGAAAGCATTACGCATGAAGATCTTTGAAGATCAGCTAAAGCAAGAGATTCATTACCGCTATGGCTGTTTCCAAGAGCATCATGGGAAATCTGAAGATAAAGCAATTACCCATTATTTAAAAggtttgaaaatagaaaaaatgtccCATTCCAGGGAAAAACTTCTCAATGCTTTAGAGAAATTGGCTAAAAGATGTGTTCACCAGAATGTACGGGTTGTGGAAAGTGTCAGCCTCCTTGGGCTCATCCACAAATTGAAAGGAGAAGTAAGTGAGGCCTTGCTGTGCTATGAGAGGGCTCTGAGGCTGGCTGCTGACCTGAACCCTATGTTTTAA